The following nucleotide sequence is from Paracrocinitomix mangrovi.
TATCTATATACACCGGTGTAATATGTGAAAATGATGTTTTTTTAGGACCTTCAATGGTTTTCACGAATGTCATAAACCCTCGCTCAGCAGTTTCCAGAAAAGATGAATATAAACAAACGCTGGTAGGTGAAGGGGCTTCCATTGGAGCCAACGCTACAATAGTTTGCGGAAACCCTATTGGAAAATTTGCGTTTATTGGTGCAGGTGCTGTAATTACTAAGGAAGTTAAACCATATGAACTTTGGGTTGGAAATCCCGCTAAAAGAATTGGTTGGATGAGTGAGTTTGGTCAGAGATTAAATTTTGACGCAAATGGTGAAGCGAAATGCACTGAATCAGATGAGAAGTATATTTTAGCAGATGATAATGTAATAAAAGTGCAATGAGTGAAGAAAAAAAAATCAAATTCGCTGTTTTAGGTTGTGGACATATTGGAAAACGACATGCAACCATGATTACTCTTAACCCAGAATCAGAATTGGTTGCTTTAGTAGATGTTGCTCCGAAAGAAAACCTTGGACTTGGAGAATTTCAAGATATTCCATTTTTTAAAAGTGAAGATGATCTGTTAATTTCAGGTATTGAATTTGACGTTTTAAGCATCTGCACTCCAAATGGCCTTCATTCTGATCAAGCAAACAAAGCACTAGACGCGGGTTATCATGTCGTGTGCGAAAAACCTATGGGCTTATCAAAAGACAAATGTGAAGGAGTAATATTTAAAGCACTACAAAACTCCAAACAAGTTTTTTGTGTAATGCAAAACAGATACTCCCCTCCTTCTGTATGGCTTAAAGATATAGTGGAAAGGAAATTAATGGGTGATATTTACATGGTTCAAATAAATTGCTATTGGAACAGAGACGAGCGCTACTATACAGGTAAAACATGGAAAGGAACTCAGGATTTGGACGGTGGAACCCTGTTTACTCAATTTTCACATTTTATTGACATCATGTATTGGCTATTTGGTGACATTAAAAATATTCAGGGGAAATTTGCAGATTTTAATCACAAAAACCTTACAGATTTTGAGGATTCAGGCTTTGTGAATTTTGAGTTTGTTAATGGCGGAATGGGCAGTATCAACTATTCAACTGCCATTTGGAACTCAAACTTAGAAAGTTCCATAACAATTGTTGGTGAAAAAGGAAGCGTGAAGGTTGGTGGTCAGTATATGAACGAAATTGAAGTTTGTAACATTGAAAATTATGAACTTCCTGAATTACCACCGTCTAATCCACCAAACGATTATGGCGCGTACAAAGGCTCTGCCGCTAACCATCATTATATAATTGAAAACGTGGTTGATTCATTAAAAAATAGAACCACTGCAACTACCAATGCTTTGGAAGGACTAAAAGTTGTTGAAATTATTGAGAGAATATACAAAGTAAGAGATACTTATTTGAAAAGAAACTAGTTACTATGAAAAACATCTACGAACAATTATTGAATAAAGAAGCAAAACTAGCGGTCATTGGTTTAGGTTATGTTGGTTTACCTATCGCATTAGAATTTGCAAGAAAAATTAAAGTGATAGGTTTTGACATCAATGCTAAACGTGTTGAAATGATGCGTAACAACATTGATCCAAGTGACGAATTAGAGGCTTCTGATTTCGAAGGATGTGACATACATTTTACACATAAAATTGACGAATTGGCTGAAGCAACATTTTTTATTGTTGCTGTACCAACTCCAATTGACAGTAGTAAGGAGCCAGATTTAACCCCATTATTAGGCGCAAGTTCAACTGTAGGACAAGTACTCAAAAAAGGTGATTATGTAGTTTATGAATCAACTGTTTACCCTGGTTGTACAGAAGAAGATTGCATTCCGGTTTTAGAAGCAGAATCTGGCTTAAAATTCATGGAGGATTTCAAAGTTGGATATTCACCGGAAAGAATTAATCCAGGAGATAAAGTAAATACCTTAGCTACAATCGTAAAAGTTTCTTCTGGTTGTGATCCTGAATCTGCAGAACACATTGCAAAAACATATGAATTAGTAGTTGAAGCAGGAGTTCATAGAGCACCGTCAATTAAGGTCGCAGAAGCTGCTAAAATTATTGAAAACACGCAAAGAGATGTAAATATCGCTTTGATAAATGAACTTTCTATCATCTTTAATCGACTTGGCATTAATACCTATGATGTATTAGAGGCGGCAGGAACTAAATGGAACTTTTTACCATTCCGTCCAGGTTTGGTAGGTGGACACTGCATTGGAGTTGACCCCTATTATTTAACACATAAGGCTAAGCAATTAGGTTACCATGCTAAAATCATCAATTCAGGAAGATATGTAAATGACTCAATGGGATTTTATGTTGCCAAACAAACTGTAAAAATGATGATTGGTCATGGAAAAAACCCAATGGAAGCTAGAGTTTTAATCATGGGAGCAACTTTTAAAGAAGACGTTTCTGATATTAGAAATTCTAAAATTGTTGATGTAGTGAATGAATTACAATCATTTGCTTGTAAAGTTGATGTAATAGACCCACATGCTGATGCAACAGAACTTTTTGAAGAGTATGGATTTGAATTAACGGCAAATCCAACTAATGATTATGATGCAATAATTGTTGCGGTAAATCATAAAGAGTATGCCAATAAAACTGAAGCTGAATTTAGAAGCATGATGGCTGATGACAAAGGACTAATTGTCGATATTAAAGGGATATACAAAGGTAAAATAGCCAATATTGATTATTGGTCATTATAAACTCACTTTAAAATGTCAAATAGAAATATTTTAATAACCGGTGGAGCAGGATTTATAGGTTCTCATGTCGTTAGATTATTTGTGAATAAATACAAAGACGACAGAATCATTAACCTTGATAAACTTACTTATGCCGGGAATCTTAAAAATTTGACTGACATTGAGAATGAACCTAACTATAAGTTTGTCAAAGGAGATATTCAAGACAAAGCTTTTTTAGCAGATGTTTTTGAAAAGGAACAAATTACAGATGTAATTCATTTAGCAGCAGAATCTCATGTTGATAGATCAATTTCAGGTCCAATGGAATTTATCATCACCAATATTGTGGGAACAGCCAATTTGTTGGAAGTAGCCAGATCAAAATGGACGGATGACAATCATGTATTTTATCATATTTCTACAGATGAAGTGTACGGTTCATTAGGTGAAGAAGGATTTTTCACTGAAGAGACATCATACGATCCAAGAAGCCCTTATTCAGCTTCAAAAGCAAGCTCAGACCATTTGGTGAGAGCATATTTTCACACTTACAAATTACCAGTTAAATTGTCCAATTGTTCAAACAATTATGGTTCACATCAATTTCCTGAGAAACTAATCCCTTTGATGATTAACAACATCAAAAACAACAAACCCTTACCAATTTATGGTACTGGTGAAAATGTAAGAGATTGGTTGTGGGTTGAAGATCATGCAAGAGCTATTGATGTAATTTTTCACAAAGGAGAGATTGGAGAAACATACAACATTGGTGGATGGAATGAATGGACCAACATTGACTTGGTTAATAAGCTTTGTGAAATTATGGATGAAAAATTAGGTAGAGCATCAGGGACATCTGCTCAACTTATTACTTATGTAAAAGACAGAGCCGGACACGATATGCGATACGCCATAGATGCCACTAAAATAAAGAATGAATTGGGTTGGGTGCCTTCATTAGAATTTGAAGAAGGATTAGACAAAACAGTTGATTGGTATCTTGACAATGAAGAATGGATCAACAATGTGACTTCAGGAGATTACCAAAAGTATTATTCTGAACACTACTCATAAGACTTATCCATTTGAACAAGCCTTTCAAGTCTATCTTTTTTCTTTACTCCAATATTTTGTTTACCTGCTATAATTAGCACTACAGACATTTTAGGACGCTTCTTGCACAAAAGTGACGTTTCATCCATTTTTACCGCGATCCCTATTCTTGAGAATTCTCTGGAATATAGTTCGTTCATAACTCGGCTTCGTTCAATTCGATTAAAAAACTCGTCTACCATTTGTAGTTCAGTTTTAGCATAAATTGGCAAAGGCTCTTCATAATCATCATGTTCTGGATCTTTTACTTTTGGATATTCACCTTCATATAACTGTAAAGGATTATCCTCATTCTTACGATCAAAATAATACTTGTGGCCTGGACTAAAATCAAGTAAATCTACTTGAAAGGCATATGAATAAAACCTCCTATACTTTACTTCTTGCAATTTCAAAGCATAATTAATAATCCTTTGTTCTTTATTCCATTGATGTCTTTTTTTAAACTTAGAAGAGCTATAATTTAAGACAGCCGAATTGCAAATTTTGTTCAGTAATGTGTCTTGTTCAAAATCAGTAATCAACTTCTTATTCAATTTGTCTTTAAAAGAACTCAATATAAATCCGGATATTTCCTCCCTATCTAAATGGAATAGGTCCAACCTTTGATTCGTTCCATCTAACAACTTATACTCAATTCCTTCAGACTGATTAAGATGAACTAAAAAGTTGCGATACTGTGGAAAAGCTACAACAGATAACAAAAGTGATATGTAGACTAAACTAAATCTCATTCTTCACTCGTAAATATTTCTCTTAAATTATCGTCTTCTGTTTGAGGATCTAGCATTTGAACCTCCATTCTACCCTCACGTATTTTTTGTACCCAAGATTTAAACACACCAATACCAGCTGAGGCAAAAAATACTACAATGATATTTTTTGAATTCTTATCAAAATAAGGTTTGTTTTCCTGATCAGGATCAAAGGTTAGTACTCCATTTTGCGATTTATCAACTAACACAATTTTCTCCACCTCATCATTGATCATTCCGCCGGCTACTGAGCTAAATTCAGAAGCCATCTCTGTTGGAGCTACCATTCTAGTTCTTGCATCACAATTCCACAAACCAAAACCTCTAATTTCTATACTTCTCTT
It contains:
- a CDS encoding Gfo/Idh/MocA family protein, producing the protein MSEEKKIKFAVLGCGHIGKRHATMITLNPESELVALVDVAPKENLGLGEFQDIPFFKSEDDLLISGIEFDVLSICTPNGLHSDQANKALDAGYHVVCEKPMGLSKDKCEGVIFKALQNSKQVFCVMQNRYSPPSVWLKDIVERKLMGDIYMVQINCYWNRDERYYTGKTWKGTQDLDGGTLFTQFSHFIDIMYWLFGDIKNIQGKFADFNHKNLTDFEDSGFVNFEFVNGGMGSINYSTAIWNSNLESSITIVGEKGSVKVGGQYMNEIEVCNIENYELPELPPSNPPNDYGAYKGSAANHHYIIENVVDSLKNRTTATTNALEGLKVVEIIERIYKVRDTYLKRN
- a CDS encoding acyltransferase; this encodes MSAYFAHETAIIDEGCEIGSGTKIWHFSHIMPNCHIGQNCNIGQNVVVSPEVVLGNNVKVQNNVSIYTGVICENDVFLGPSMVFTNVINPRSAVSRKDEYKQTLVGEGASIGANATIVCGNPIGKFAFIGAGAVITKEVKPYELWVGNPAKRIGWMSEFGQRLNFDANGEAKCTESDEKYILADDNVIKVQ
- a CDS encoding nucleotide sugar dehydrogenase translates to MKNIYEQLLNKEAKLAVIGLGYVGLPIALEFARKIKVIGFDINAKRVEMMRNNIDPSDELEASDFEGCDIHFTHKIDELAEATFFIVAVPTPIDSSKEPDLTPLLGASSTVGQVLKKGDYVVYESTVYPGCTEEDCIPVLEAESGLKFMEDFKVGYSPERINPGDKVNTLATIVKVSSGCDPESAEHIAKTYELVVEAGVHRAPSIKVAEAAKIIENTQRDVNIALINELSIIFNRLGINTYDVLEAAGTKWNFLPFRPGLVGGHCIGVDPYYLTHKAKQLGYHAKIINSGRYVNDSMGFYVAKQTVKMMIGHGKNPMEARVLIMGATFKEDVSDIRNSKIVDVVNELQSFACKVDVIDPHADATELFEEYGFELTANPTNDYDAIIVAVNHKEYANKTEAEFRSMMADDKGLIVDIKGIYKGKIANIDYWSL
- the rfbB gene encoding dTDP-glucose 4,6-dehydratase, producing the protein MSNRNILITGGAGFIGSHVVRLFVNKYKDDRIINLDKLTYAGNLKNLTDIENEPNYKFVKGDIQDKAFLADVFEKEQITDVIHLAAESHVDRSISGPMEFIITNIVGTANLLEVARSKWTDDNHVFYHISTDEVYGSLGEEGFFTEETSYDPRSPYSASKASSDHLVRAYFHTYKLPVKLSNCSNNYGSHQFPEKLIPLMINNIKNNKPLPIYGTGENVRDWLWVEDHARAIDVIFHKGEIGETYNIGGWNEWTNIDLVNKLCEIMDEKLGRASGTSAQLITYVKDRAGHDMRYAIDATKIKNELGWVPSLEFEEGLDKTVDWYLDNEEWINNVTSGDYQKYYSEHYS